One part of the Macadamia integrifolia cultivar HAES 741 unplaced genomic scaffold, SCU_Mint_v3 scaffold2885, whole genome shotgun sequence genome encodes these proteins:
- the LOC122067382 gene encoding UPF0481 protein At3g47200-like → MDEEGETHAHSIDINDSIKTKLSVRRSNPSLVVPISCVYRVHKRIHKMNEDAYTPDIVSIGRYHCGMENLQAMEDLKLQYLQTLLDRTRERTSLEEYVEALKKLEDEARGCYSEPIKLSSNEFIEMMLFDSFFIKELFWKNFNSQYFWIDDNDLIFYSKSRSAIIVRDLVLLENQIPMSILEKLFNLSMDPKHDSLPLIKMALYFFSVLIPQAMHKYPQKKDNIEVVVHNHLLDLLAYTLDSPLRVVKMPDLRTTVEALPCVTELLCSGVRFKKEPQI, encoded by the coding sequence ATGGACGAGGAGGGAGAAACCCATGCTCATTCTATAGACATTAATGATTCTATCAAAACAAAACTTTCTGTGAGGAGGTCCAATCCATCGTTGGTAGTACCAATTTCTTGTGTTTACAGAGTCCATAAAAGAATTCACAAAATGAACGAAGATGCCTACACACCAGATATAGTCTCCATTGGTCGTTATCACTGTGGTATGGAAAACTTGCAAGCCATGGAAGATCTCAAGTTACAATACCTACAGACATTGCTAGATCGAACAAGAGAGAGAACCAGTTTGGAGGAATATGTGGAAGCTCTCAAGAAGTTAGAAGATGAAGCCCGTGGGTGTTACTCAGAACCCATCAAGTTAAGTAGTAATGAATTCATTGAAATGATGCTTTTTGATAGCTTCTTCATCAAAGaattattttggaaaaattttaaTTCACAATATTTCTGGATAGATGATAATGATCTTATCTTCTATTCCAAATCAAGAAGTGCAATCATTGTGCGTGACTTGGTATTGCTTGAAAATCAAATACCCATGTCAATTCTTGAAAAATTATTCAATCTTAGTATGGATCCTAAACATGATTCTCTCCCACTCATCAAAATGGCTCTCTATTTCTTCAGTGTATTGATTCCTCAAGCTATGCACAAGTATCCTCAAAAAAAGGATAATATTGAAGTAGTAGTACATAACCATTTACTGGATCTGTTAGCCTACACACTTGATAGTCCCCTTAGAGTGGTCAAGATGCCAGACTTAAGAACAACAGTAGAAGCTCTACCATGTGTGACAGAGCTCCTTTGTTCTGGGGTTAGGTTCAAGAAAGAGCCCCAAATATAA